Proteins encoded in a region of the Streptomyces violaceoruber genome:
- a CDS encoding transglutaminase TgpA family protein, protein MSGRARLAVCAWAATLMAACALLPLVEPATWILQAAVLLAVQSGVGAVARRVPLARPLTIAAQALVTLVLLTLVFARQQALAGLVPGPQAFQRFADLLQQGGDDIARYAIPAPLESDGIRLMLVGGVLVIGLLVDTLAVTFRSAAPAGLPLLALYSVAAGLSEGGADWFWFLVAAVGYLMLLLAEGRDRLSQWGRVFGGSPRPPGPEQGRALAPVRTGRRIGAFALGIALVVPLALPAMDGGLLDGAGGGVGSGTGGGGTISAVNPLVSLRDSLNVNEDRQVLSVQTDSEDLSDLYLRIVSLDDFDGTTWKPSKRRITAVPDGTFPTPVGLGPDIRRTETRALISAADWYAQDWLPMPYPPSGVRVAGNWRFEPVGMTLVGDHGQNTRGLKYEVRSLNVQPTAEQLAAAPPPSAALTREYTELPDSLPDVVFRTAREVTAGAANPYEQAVKLQEYFAVNGGFEYDTQVKVGSGSEAIARFLKDKEGFCVHFSFAMAAMARSLGIPARVAVGFAPGSPQADGSVSVGLRDAHAWPEVYFEGVGWTRFEPTPTRGSTPSYTITDRPGSSVPDPAVPSQSAEAEPSAAPSSSDTCAPQDKKLDACPNESAVAVPVTGDDGPKWYALPAWALAGLLVLLLPLAPMLWRLRARAVRLGAHGRGAADVGPHTLAVWQELTDAAWDLGILPQESQTPRKAAARIVRLGGLEPTAAQAVHRVADAVEQVLYAPHPRPAAGLAEDVRLATAGLRAAVGRGTRLRARFAPRSAIRVTWTVSARWTALKRRAAAARPQWRRTSDQQG, encoded by the coding sequence ATGAGCGGGCGCGCGCGGTTGGCGGTGTGTGCCTGGGCGGCCACGTTGATGGCGGCCTGTGCGTTGTTGCCGTTGGTCGAACCGGCCACGTGGATCCTCCAGGCGGCGGTCCTGCTGGCGGTGCAGTCGGGGGTGGGCGCGGTGGCCCGGCGGGTGCCGCTGGCCCGGCCGCTGACCATCGCGGCGCAGGCCCTGGTGACGCTGGTACTGCTGACCCTGGTCTTCGCCCGGCAGCAGGCGCTCGCCGGGCTGGTCCCCGGCCCGCAGGCCTTCCAGCGCTTCGCCGATCTGCTCCAGCAGGGCGGCGACGACATCGCCCGGTACGCGATCCCGGCGCCGCTGGAGTCCGACGGCATCCGGCTGATGCTGGTCGGCGGCGTCCTGGTGATCGGGCTGCTGGTGGACACGCTCGCGGTGACCTTCCGCAGTGCCGCCCCGGCCGGCCTTCCCCTGCTCGCCCTGTACTCGGTGGCCGCGGGGCTGTCCGAGGGCGGCGCCGACTGGTTCTGGTTCCTGGTCGCGGCGGTCGGCTATCTGATGCTGCTGCTGGCCGAGGGGCGGGACCGGCTCTCGCAGTGGGGCCGGGTCTTCGGCGGCTCCCCGCGCCCACCGGGCCCGGAGCAGGGGCGCGCCCTGGCCCCGGTCCGCACCGGCCGGCGCATCGGCGCCTTCGCGCTGGGCATCGCACTGGTGGTGCCGCTCGCCCTGCCCGCGATGGACGGCGGGCTGCTGGACGGCGCCGGCGGCGGCGTGGGCTCCGGCACCGGTGGCGGCGGCACGATCTCCGCGGTGAACCCGCTGGTCTCCCTGCGGGACAGCCTGAACGTCAACGAGGACCGCCAGGTCCTGTCCGTCCAGACGGACTCCGAGGACCTGTCCGACCTGTACCTGCGCATCGTGTCCCTGGACGACTTCGACGGCACCACCTGGAAGCCGTCCAAGCGGCGCATCACCGCCGTGCCGGACGGCACGTTCCCCACCCCGGTCGGGCTCGGTCCCGACATCAGGCGCACGGAGACCCGGGCCCTGATCTCGGCCGCGGACTGGTACGCGCAGGACTGGCTGCCGATGCCCTATCCGCCCAGCGGCGTGCGCGTCGCGGGCAACTGGCGCTTCGAACCCGTCGGCATGACCCTGGTCGGCGACCACGGCCAGAACACCCGCGGGCTGAAGTACGAGGTACGCAGCCTGAACGTGCAGCCGACGGCGGAGCAGCTCGCCGCGGCGCCGCCGCCGTCGGCGGCCCTCACGCGCGAGTACACGGAGCTGCCGGACTCGCTGCCCGACGTGGTCTTCCGGACCGCCCGCGAGGTCACCGCCGGCGCCGCGAACCCCTACGAGCAGGCGGTCAAGCTCCAGGAGTACTTCGCGGTCAACGGCGGCTTCGAGTACGACACCCAGGTCAAGGTCGGCAGCGGCTCGGAGGCGATCGCCCGGTTCCTGAAGGACAAGGAGGGCTTCTGCGTCCACTTCTCCTTCGCCATGGCGGCGATGGCCCGCTCCCTGGGCATTCCGGCCAGGGTCGCGGTCGGCTTCGCGCCGGGCTCCCCGCAGGCGGACGGCTCGGTGTCGGTGGGGCTGCGGGACGCGCACGCGTGGCCCGAGGTGTACTTCGAGGGCGTGGGCTGGACCCGCTTCGAGCCGACGCCGACGCGTGGCTCGACCCCGTCGTACACCATCACGGACCGGCCGGGCAGCTCGGTGCCGGACCCGGCCGTCCCGTCGCAGAGCGCGGAGGCGGAGCCGTCCGCGGCACCCTCGTCGAGCGACACCTGCGCCCCGCAGGACAAGAAGCTGGACGCCTGCCCCAACGAGTCCGCGGTGGCCGTGCCCGTCACCGGGGACGACGGACCGAAGTGGTACGCGCTGCCGGCCTGGGCCCTGGCCGGGCTTCTGGTGCTGCTGCTCCCGCTGGCACCGATGCTGTGGCGGCTGCGCGCGAGGGCGGTACGGCTCGGGGCACACGGCCGGGGGGCGGCGGACGTCGGCCCGCACACGCTCGCGGTGTGGCAGGAGCTGACCGACGCCGCGTGGGACCTCGGCATCCTGCCCCAGGAGTCGCAGACCCCGCGCAAGGCCGCGGCCCGCATCGTCCGGCTGGGCGGGCTCGAGCCGACGGCCGCACAGGCGGTGCACCGGGTGGCGGACGCCGTGGAGCAGGTCCTCTACGCGCCCCACCCGCGCCCGGCGGCGGGGCTGGCGGAGGATGTGCGGCTGGCGACCGCCGGGCTGCGGGCCGCGGTCGGCCGCGGAACGCGGCTGCGCGCACGGTTCGCCCCGCGTTCGGCCATCCGGGTGACCTGGACGGTGTCGGCCCGGTGGACGGCCCTGAAACGGCGGGCCGCGGCCGCCCGGCCCCAGTGGCGCAGGACATCGGACCAGCAGGGCTGA